TATAACCGTCGTTCTTTGGATTACTTGGCTGCTAAACTATGGTTTTACTACTCGCGTATTGCCGAATTGCAGGGATCCAGCTCGTTCACTAGTATCACTTCTACTCTGCTTCAGGCATTGCGTACCGCCACTTTGCGCCACGATTTAGAGACTCAAGCTTCATTAATCACTTTGATTTTGCGAAACTATCTTGCTTCTCATAAAGTATCTCAAGCTGCTAATCTTGTAGCCAAGACCAGTTTCCCCGAGTCGGCAGCATCCAACGCTCTGGGTGCCCGATACTTGTATTATTTGGCACGAATCAACGCTATCCAGCTCAATTACTCGTCTGCTTTTGAGCAGGTAACTGCTGCTATTCGTAAGGCTCCACAAACATCACTTGCAGTTGGGTTTTTACAGGCAGCTAATAAACTGAGCATTGTTGTGGAACTGCTGATGGGCGACATTCCCGACAGATCGATTTTCTTCCAACCAACGCTGGAAAAGTCATTGGTTCCATATTTCGATGTAGCCAAGGCAGTACGAATCGGCGATCTGGCTCAATTCTCCGAGACGCTTAACAAGCACGAAAAGGCACTTAAAGCCGACGGAACATACACACTTGTTTTGCGACTACGCCAGAACGTGATTAAAACCGGCATTCGTATTATGAGTCTGACATACTCCAAGATCTCGTTGAAGGATATCTGTCTTCGCTTGAACCTTGGATCTGAGGAGTCGGCTGAATACGTGGTGGCTAAAGCGATCCGCGACGGAGTCATTGATGCCACTATCGACCACGAAAAGGGATACATGCAATCCAAAGAGGTTCTCGACATTTACTCGACAACCGAGCCGCAAAACACCTTCCACGACCGAATCAAGTTCTGCATCTCACTGCACAATGACTCGGTCAAATCCATGCGCTACCTCCTCAACCATCACCGAGTCGACCTCAAAACCGCCGAAGAAGCCCGCGAGCGCGAAAAAGAGCTTGCTACCGAGATCCAAGAAGGCACCGACggtgacgacgacgacgacttCGAACTCTAGACTCCTCCTCTCCGTAATATAATCTATTAGACCACGAACGGGgatatgcctccggcggctggggctccgccccagaccccgctgctcctctcgcttcgctcgagtcgggcgtgggggaGTCACCgcatgcagggtccacagGGTCCAAGCTCTGCAAGGGTCCCCAcggccgactcgagcgaagcgagaggagcagcggggtctggggcggagccccagccgccggaggcacacccctcTCTGCGAAGCGAGGCGGAAAAACCCGACCCGAAACCACCTGGGAGTGGACCCTGGAGATCGCAGATCACGTGCCGAGGAGAGGCTGTCACAAAGCGATTCGAGGTCGGGCGGCGGTTGCCTGAAAGAGAGACAGTGGAAAGATTAAAACGGAAGTTTTCGACGTCGAGAAAAGGCCGTGGCTCGATCGTGCGGTGCTAATTGGGTTTTGCGGTTATTGATATTTGCCGAGtttgaaagaaaattaattttttttattggtcGGTTTATGAACTGTATTTGGCAGGCGTATCTTCGTTATTAGGTTTTGCAGAAAATCCCACCGAATAAACGTGTGGGCCGTTTGCATTAGGTCTGAGACTGAGCGATTCCGGCGGTTGTCAAAAGCTGGGTATTCAAATTCGAGgaaagtttattttttttgtatttattgtgattttttattgttgttattattatttctaaACTTATTTGCTCCTCGATTCTTTCATTTCCGTTGGCTTTGTACCAGGTTTGGAGTGTGAATGTACTGGATTCTGGCTCTGTAGTAGCTCAAAATGTGCCTTCACTTAGGATCAATTCCAGGTCTGGATTCTGTCGAATGCAAGAGTCAGTCATGTAATATTTCTGGagtgaagaaagagaagagacCTTTTAATCTCGAGGAAGCTCCTGTATTGTATCCTACCATCGAAGAGTTCAAGGATCCGTACTCGTACATAAACTCATTGTATGAGTTGGGAGAGAAGTACGGAATTCTCAAGGTGGTTGCGCCAGAAAAATGGAATCCCAAATTTGCTATAGATATTGGTGGATTCAACTTCGAATGTCGTAAACAGACTTTGAATACTATGGGTGCCATGACCAGATCGACTATGGGTTGGGCTGATAGAATGGCTCATTTCCATCAGCTGTTCGGTAGTATAGGTAGTCATGCGGGTTCAAATAGTGAATTGTCCAGTGTGAATAAGATGCCGAATAAGATGTTCGATGAGGGGTCTAATGAGATGTCTACTGAAATGTCGGATATTGGGTCTAATGTGTCTAATATGAACTCGAATAAGCGGTCTATATACATGTCCAATGAGACGTCCATGGAAAAGTATCCTGCCGTAGGAAATGGAGTTTTGTACTATTATCACCTGAAAGAGATTGTTCATCGATTAGGTGGACATAAAGCTGTAGATGACGGCAATCTATGGCCGTTGGTATGTGCCAAGCTGGAACTTTCCACTACTGCAGATATCGCTACTGCCCAGTATGTCAAATCGCTGTATCATACATATCTGTTGCCTTATGAGCGCTATGTTGCTTATGTCGAGAGCACGAAAGCGAGGAAGACTGCTAAGGTGCGGTCGGGCTCTTTGGATTACCAGAAGGAAGAGGCTAATGCGTATATAAGCGAATGGAACTCGAAACAGAGATCAAGACTATCTACTCCAGTAGTTCCTAGTCGGAATCTTATTACTCCACCCTCTTCAACTGCTAGTATCATTACAGTTACGAGAGGTATTCCTCTAGAAGCGAGTATGGGCAATATTGCTAATATAGGAATCAAGATGAGCAGCAACATgagcaacaacagaaaTTTGAATTCTGATACGGATACAGTCTTCCCTGTGGATGCTAGAGATAACAAGTATGGACTGAGTTATCAGGGTGGTCTGACGCCGGTAGTTGGACTGATGCCCTCTCCCGAAATTCATGTTAAACGAGAAAACTCGTCACTACTGGGCAACTCTACTGCTGGTGTTAATATAGCAGCTTCTAGACTACCGTTATCACCTCCTCCAGAAGCTTCTTCGAAACGACGACTGCGAGAAGTCAACACTGA
The Sugiyamaella lignohabitans strain CBS 10342 chromosome A, complete sequence genome window above contains:
- the RPN3 gene encoding proteasome regulatory particle lid subunit RPN3 (Essential non-ATPase regulatory subunit of the 26S proteasome lid; similar to the p58 subunit of the human 26S proteasome; temperature-sensitive alleles cause metaphase arrest, suggesting a role for the proteasome in cell cycle control; GO_component: GO:0000502 - proteasome complex [Evidence IEA,IEA]; GO_component: GO:0008541 - proteasome regulatory particle, lid subcomplex [Evidence IDA] [PMID 9741626]; GO_function: GO:0030234 - enzyme regulator activity [Evidence IEA]; GO_function: GO:0003674 - molecular_function [Evidence ND]; GO_process: GO:0050790 - regulation of catalytic activity [Evidence IEA]; GO_process: GO:0042176 - regulation of protein catabolic process [Evidence IEA]; GO_process: GO:0006511 - ubiquitin-dependent protein catabolic process [Evidence TAS] [PMID 8982460]; GO_process: GO:0006511 - ubiquitin-dependent protein catabolic process [Evidence TAS] [PMID 9697412]), whose protein sequence is MTEDINMSDKPAVDVETSGGLAEGENVEAGEPSTLLVIDDIKHNFAYLEKAVSNFDPRFTLRVLRGLPALRKRVDSGSLLKVIESTYPATDSSKEILLASVQKYHKEDAEGAAGGADSESMAVDEVASDNEPPSTILPEVDIFLQLLVIVWLLNQEGATEPANLQYIQSVAEHSINKLRHYNRRSLDYLAAKLWFYYSRIAELQGSSSFTSITSTLLQALRTATLRHDLETQASLITLILRNYLASHKVSQAANLVAKTSFPESAASNALGARYLYYLARINAIQLNYSSAFEQVTAAIRKAPQTSLAVGFLQAANKLSIVVELLMGDIPDRSIFFQPTLEKSLVPYFDVAKAVRIGDLAQFSETLNKHEKALKADGTYTLVLRLRQNVIKTGIRIMSLTYSKISLKDICLRLNLGSEESAEYVVAKAIRDGVIDATIDHEKGYMQSKEVLDIYSTTEPQNTFHDRIKFCISLHNDSVKSMRYLLNHHRVDLKTAEEAREREKELATEIQEGTDGDDDDDFEL